In a single window of the Orcinus orca chromosome 9, mOrcOrc1.1, whole genome shotgun sequence genome:
- the POLR1F gene encoding DNA-directed RNA polymerase I subunit RPA43 has translation MAAGCSASPRPKAASEGPVVGPAGVLPCLELPTYAAACALVNSRYSCLVAGPHRRHIALSPRYLNRKRTGIREQLDAELLRYSESLLGVPIAYDNIKVVGELGDIYDDQGHIHLNIEADFVIFCPEPGQKLMGTVNKVSSSHIGCLVHGCFNASIPKPEQMPAEQWQTLEINMGDELEFEVFRLDSDAAGVFCIRGKLNITSLQTKCSAVSEEVTETGTEEATEKPQKKKKKKKKDPEPYEVESGITELADFADVTMKEETDLQINNNVNGLWKEEPKKKKKHQDPVFQGSDSSGYQSDHKKKKKKRKHSEEAEFAPLLEHAPKKKREK, from the exons ATGGCTGCGGGTTGCTCAGCGTCTCCGCGGCCGAAGGCGGCCTCAGAAGGGCCGGTGGTGGGACCGGCCGGCGTCTTGCCTTGCCTAGAATTGCCTACCTACGCGGCCGCCTGTGCGCTCGTGAATAGCCGCTACTCCTGCCTGGTGGCGGGGCCGCACCGAAGACACATCGCACTGTCGCCGCGCTACCTTAACAGGAAACGCACCGGTATCCGAGAACAGCTCGATGCCGAGCTCCTGCGCTATTCCGAGAG ccttTTAGGTGTACCCATTGCTTATGATAACATCAAAGTAGTGGGTGAATTAGGAGATATTTATGATGATCAGGGACACATTCATCTTAACATTGAAGcagattttgttattttctgcCCTGAACCAGGGCAAAAACTTAtg ggTACAGTTAATAAAGTGTCTTCCAGCCACATTGGCTGTTTAGTACACGGGTGCTTCAATGCCTCCATTCCTAAACCTGAGCAGATGCCAGCCGAGCAGTGGCAGACTCTGGAGATAAACATGGGTGATGAACTAGAATTTGAAGTATTTCGTTTAGACTCAGATGCTGCTGGAGTATTCTGCATTCGGGGAAAACTGAATATCACTAG TTTACAAACCAAGTGCTCTGCAGTTTCTGAAGAAGTAACAGAAACTGGCACTGAAGAAGCTACTGAAAAacctcaaaagaagaaaaagaaaaagaagaaagacccaGAGCCATATGAAGTGGAAAGTGGTATCACAGAGCTAGCAGATTTTGCAGATGTTACCATGAAGGAAGAGACAGATCTGCAGATTAATAACAATGTGAATGGCCTCTGGAAGGAAGagccaaagaagaagaaaaagcaccAGGACCCTGTTTTCCAAGGCAGTGACTCCAGTGGTTACCAAAGtgaccataaaaagaaaaaaaagaaaagaaagcacagtGAGGAGGCTGAATTTGCACCACTTTTGGAACATGCAcccaaaaagaaaagggaaaagtaa